In bacterium, the genomic stretch CCAGGCGTCCGGCCCGATGGGATGGGCCAGGGAAGGCGAGGGGAATACGTCGACGGTGGAGACGGACACCACCTCCAAGGTGTCGTGCGTCTCGTTCACCGTGAGGACGTGGCGGGTGTTGCCGAACGGGTCGATCTCGGTGGTCAGCCGCCCTGGAGGGGAGGTGGTGATCCCGAACTCCAGCACTTGCTGGCGGTTGCCGTCTAGGGGCCGGAGGCAGAGCGACATGGTGCATCTTCGGACCGGGGAGCTGTAGCCGAACCTGGTGAGGTGCTCGATCCGGTAACGGGCCGCGGGCGCCGCGTCCGCATCCGGGATGCTCACTGGTCGAACCCGCCGAGGCGAGCGGACCGGGTAGCCACGGGATAGTCGAAGTACGTCTCGGTCACCAGGTCGTGGAGCCGGCGGACGGCGTTCCTGAACTCGGTGAACAGGCCTTCGGCGTCGACCGTCCTGGGCCAGGCGGAGCGAAGCAGATCCGACAGGTGGTCCGCCTGGAGCCGGGCCTGTGAGGTGGCGGTGTGGTCGGGACCCTGCCCGATAGCCGACAACTCCCGATGCAATCCCAGGACCGACATGCTCAGCGAGTCGGGGAGTTGCGGGTTGGACACGAGCAGGTCCAGCACCCGACCGGCATGGATAGCCAAGCCATCGCCCTGCTGGTATGCCTCGAAGGCATGAAACAGGCGGAGCAGGCTGGTCCAGTAGGCGTCCGCAGGAACATCGAACAGCCGCACCGCGGCGATCTGGGCGCTCAGCAGGGAGGCCACCAACTCGGCTCGTTCCAGGAGGCTGCCCATCCGGATGAAGTGCCAGCCTTGATCCCGGTACATGGTCGAGGAGCTGACGCCCCGGAAGGTGTCGATGTCCGCCTCCACGCCCGCATAGAACTGCTCGGGCGTTGAAGCCCAGATGTCCTGGATCTCGATGTCGCGGAGACGCAGGTACGGCCGGTTGAGAGAAGTCCACATCTGCGCGGAGATGCGGTGGCGCACCTGGCGGGCGTTCTCTCGAGCCTGGGCGAAGCAGTTCCGGATGGAGTCGGGCGTGGTGGGTTCGAAGGTGAGGTCGTCGGCCAGGGTGAAGGAGTCGGCCAGGGTGTAGAACTCGTCGCCTTCCGTGTCGAGGGGCCCCGGATGCGGTTGCCTTCCCAGCGCGCCGTAGATCCGGTGCCATCCGAAGT encodes the following:
- a CDS encoding alpha-E domain-containing protein; translation: MLARSAESLYWIGRYLERAGHLARLMRQQTESLVDSPVRDIYFGWHRIYGALGRQPHPGPLDTEGDEFYTLADSFTLADDLTFEPTTPDSIRNCFAQARENARQVRHRISAQMWTSLNRPYLRLRDIEIQDIWASTPEQFYAGVEADIDTFRGVSSSTMYRDQGWHFIRMGSLLERAELVASLLSAQIAAVRLFDVPADAYWTSLLRLFHAFEAYQQGDGLAIHAGRVLDLLVSNPQLPDSLSMSVLGLHRELSAIGQGPDHTATSQARLQADHLSDLLRSAWPRTVDAEGLFTEFRNAVRRLHDLVTETYFDYPVATRSARLGGFDQ